The sequence TAATCCTCTGTTCTGAAGGCATTTCTTAACATTCCCTTTGCTTGCAGCTAGTATTTATTGATCCTTTCGCTAAGCGCCAAACAACATCTTTACATGGGGTTCCTGTAGGTGGTATCGGGTATGACTTTCAACACTCTCTTCTTTATATTAACTAGAAATGTATAACAAGACAATAGTGAATGATATCTGAAAACTATAAAATTAGTTTTGTTATACACCAACAAAAATATGCGATGAAAGTGCATTAATTTGATATAGTCATGAGGATCATCGTATTCATCAATGTAACTGCAATTTTGGAAAAGCAGAAAAATGAAGTATTTAAGATTGAAATGAAAATCGAATTTAATTTTTACCCATATCCGTCTGTGTCCATGAGCAAACACAACTTTCAGTGCAGGTAGCATTGGGAGAAGTTACAAAGGTGCATTCATGCGGTGGCAAATGTTTCCTAGAATCTGTGAGGATAAACCAGTTTTTGCAAACCAATTTTCGGTAAGTTCTGTCCAGTATGTTATATGGTTAGAAAATTTAAGTTGGAACAATTTCCTCATGATCTTATGTAACTTTATACAGTATCTATCATATTTATtccttgcttgacttattttTCTGCAATTCCAGATGCTGGTAGCAGATTACATGATTGTATTCTTAAGATGTTATAACAGTGTGATCATCAATTGTAGAAAACATGTTACCATTTTTTTCAGTTTTGGACAATATGAAATACAGCTCCTTCTCTCAAGGCACTTACCATTAATGCAAAAGTTGATGCTATTCAAATACTGATACAGGCGTAAATTAGGGAAACAAACCGACCTTTGTTTCAGTTTGATGCTCTAAATGGTTTGGGAAAAACTGGTAATATTTAGTGTAGTGTAATAAATGGAAAGAATGGGTAAAGTTGATGGACTGATTTAGTTCACCATCAAAATTGTGTCATCCACTTTATACTCTGTAGTCAACGAAGAGTATGTAAAATGTTGTAGCTTATCAGGTTAAAATGGCCGGTGAGATTCTTCCATCAAATTTCATACAACTTAAGGTGCCATATGAACTATAAGTTTCAAAAGCAGTTTGATGGTATCTTTGAAAATATTTGCTGCAGTTCCTTGATTTCGACTTAAACATCTAATTGTCCGAGAACATTTAGCCAATACAGAACACCCGTGTCCTGTTGATATGAAAAGCAAAGAGGTATAACTAACTTGGGACTATGAACGCAGTTTATATATGGTCCCATGCAGTCAAGATTCAGTGTCCATATGCGAAAGGAAGTTCTACATTTTATGTACTTTCATGTGTGTGTCTTTTTCTGtacattaattttttatattcacattcattaaatttatacaGATATTTGTTTCCCGctcaaatggtgaaaaattttCTAGTGTGCTATGCCCGAAGGACCCAGAAATTTTGAAGTAAGCACATAGTATCTGAAGAATGGATTAATATCTTTGAGGAAATATTTATTGTGTTACCATTTAATGTTTTTTATAATTTGCATAATCAGTGATAGTTCAGCTTCTGGGATAGAATCTTGGGACTGGACCCTGGGAGGGCAAAATTCGACATACCATGCGTTGTTTCCTAGAGCCTGGACTGTATATGATGGTGATCCTGTTACCTCTGATTTTTCTCAATTTTATGTCCAAGGTTGTGAACTCTAATCCCAAGGCATTGACTTTTTCCATTCAATGAAGGTGAACCTGACCCAGCGCTAAAAATAGTATGCCGCCAAATTTCCCCATTTATCCCCCATAATTACAAGGAGAGCAGCTTCCCTGCAACTGTCTTCACTTTCACGGTATGGATAACTGTTAGAGCTTCTCAGCTCTTCAGTACTTCTCCTATATAAACATATAGATGCCTAGAGAAATGGAATGCCTAACCTTGATATTACATCCAGTtgtcaaatttgggaaaaacgaCAGCAGATGTCACCTTACTCTTCACATGGGCCGTAAGTTATCTTTCCTAATTTGTTTTCTTGTGctcttgaataattattttagcaAGTAGCTGTGTACACTGATACAGACTACACCGTTCCGCATATTTACCATATGCTCAAATTGTTTTTAAGCTAAACTTTTTTATGGTTCTTTCTGTCAAATTGCTGCTAGAATTCGGTTGGTGGAAATTCTGGACTTTCTGGTCAACACTTCAATTCAACATTTAGGTAATAGTGCATGGATTATTTTTACATGTGATAATTGTTTTTTAGCAGAGTGTTACTTAACCAGTTTTCTGATGCTTCAAATCATTTGCTTCCAGTTGTTGGAGCTTATCAATGCGATATCATTCTTTCCTGTGCTTActattttgttttttcaaaaaattatgcCTCTAGTTTGACCTAGCGTGGTGTTGTTTTCCCAGATCAGAGGATGGCATTGGTGGAGTTCTCTTGCACCATATGTATGTTTTTCTTGGTGTTTCGAAATGTTTATGTTTGGTCCTGAGGATTCAGTAGCTTTTATGTATGGTTTGATGGGTGTCTCGATTGATATAGGACTTCAAATGAACATCCCCCAGTAACTTATGCAATTGCAGCAGAAGAGACTGATGTAGTTCATGTCTCCAAGTGCCCTTGTTTTGTGATATCTGGAAACTCGCACGGTATTACAGCACGGGACATGTGGCATGAAATAAAAGAGGTAAGCTATATACTTATACAGGCATGAATTGATTTCCTGGCCCATGCATCCAAAGGATTGTATGTTTCCTCGGCACTATGATGTATCTAGCATAGCCGTGCGTAAAATAATGTTCAAAATCTTCTGTGATGGTTATTTATGTGCATACATTACATTCAGGTACAACAGTATATCTCCTTTTCACCCATTTGCTTAACCAGTAGTGGTCtgctatttttattttgtcaTCATGCTTGAGAGAATTTGACCTTGTTCTATTCTAATCAGCGAGGATCTTTTGATCACCTTCATTTTGAAGAAATGTCAAAGCCTTCTGAACCGGGTTCACTCATTGGGGCAGCTATTGCAGCCTCTCTGACTATTCCAGCAGAAACAGTGCGAACCGTCACATTTTCATTGACATGGGCTTGCCCTGAGATCAACTTTCCTGGCGGAAAGGCTTATCGCTGGCCAGTAACCTACAAGTTTCTTCCTTCATTTTATGTTAAGATACTGCTTCTGCACGCAGACTGACTCATTTTTACTTTATACTCAGGCGTTACACCAAATTTTTTGGTACTGATAGTGATGCAGCATCAAATATTGCCCATGATGCTATTGTTGGTAGTATCTCAAATCTTATTGTGCTCTTAATTGTCATTGAAATGTTCTAGTGATTGCTATATATTGGCATTTtttttatactgagaatgtgATCATCTGGCTTCTTTCTCCAAGACTATATTTACCATCTTGAAGATGTTTACTTTGATTTCctttttaataaaaatctagGCCATCACCAGTGGGAATCTGAAATCGAAGCTTGGCAAAGACCTATACTTGAAGACAAGAGTTTTCCTGAATGGTAAGATTTTTAATCATACAATCTGACTAAATGCTGTCAAAGTTCAAGCATTTTCAGGTGTTCCAATGCAGGTATCCTTCCACACTTTTCAACGAGCTTTACTACCTTAACTCGGGAGGAACAATTTGGACAGGTAATTGACAACAGATGCTTTCTGGGATTAGGTACAGTGCAGCAACTTTAAGATGATTCCTTTGTTTTTTGACCTTTCCATTCCAGATGGATCTCCACCGACACATAGTTTGACTACGTTTGGAACAAGAAGGTTTTCACTTGATAGTTCCAACTTTGATCGCAAAAAGAGAAGCAATACATCTCAGCAAAATGACATGGCAATTAACATTCTCGAAAGAATGACCTCATTACTCAAGGAAACAGCGACAACTTCTGCTTTGGGAACAAATCTGCTTAAGAAAGGAGAGGAAAACATAGGCCAGTTCCTGTACCTTGAAGGGGTTGAATATCACATGTGCAACACATATGACGTTCATTTCTATTCGTCATTTGCATTAACTATGTTGTTCCCAAAACTTGAACTTAGCATACAGAGAGACTTTGCAGCTGCAGTAATGATGCATGATCCTAGTAAGATGTCACTTCTGCTAGATGGGACATCTGTTGAGCGAAAGGTTCTTGGAGCCGTTCCTCATGATATTGGAATGAACGACCCGTGGTTTGAAGTAAATTTTTATAACCTTCATAATACGGACAGATGGAAAGACTTAAACCCAAAGTTTGTGCTCCAAGTTTACAGAGATGTAGTGGCCACTGGCGATAAAGATTTTGCTCAAGCTGTATGGCCATCAGTTTATGTTGCATTAGCTTACATGGAGCAGTTTGACAAGGATGGGGATGGCATGATAGAAAATGAAGGGTTTGCTGATCAGACATACGATACATGGTCTGTATCAGGTGTGAGTGCATATTGTGGTGGCCTATGGGTGGCAGCTTTACAAGCTGCTTCAGAACTCGCTCGAATAGTTGGAGACAAAGGTTCTGAGGATTACTTTTGGTTTAGGTTTCAGAAAGCTAAGAAAGTATATGAACAACTATGGAATGGCTCTTATTTCAACTATGATAGCAGCAGCAGCATCACAAGCTCATCCATTCAAGCTGATCAGTTGGCTGGACAATGGTCTGTTATTTGACATCCTTCCTCATGTTAtgatttcatttttcttttttgttcgAATGGAAGGACCATAGAAGCAGTGTTCTAAATGGCGGTCGAGGCGGCCGGCTAAGCTGTAGGCGGCCCTCGACTGCCCCACCTTTGTCTAAGGCATTTCTATAGGCGCGCGGTCTGAGGCTATCCGGCGGGCGAGCAAGTGGCGGAGGCAGTCAATGATTTTAAAATTCTAGTCAAACGTCAAAgccaaataattttaaaaaccaGTCAAAGtcaatcattttaaaaaatcataaatattataaGAACACTTCTCACTCTTTTTGTGATTACTTTTGGTTTCAAAAGTCCACCATCAGCCACCACCTGCCTCAAACCATCTACAACCGCCGCCGCCATCAGTCACCACCTTAATTATCTTGTTAATTTgcatttatgtatttatttgcaCTTGTCTAGATTGTATTATATTGTATGAAGTTTCTTTATGCATAAACATTACTTAATTACATATATTACATAAAAAATGATGGTTATTTGTAATTACCTTCCATGATCATACATAGATAACTATAAAAAAATTGCTAAAATAGTTCAACCGTCTAGGCACCACTTAGGCGGCCGAGATGGTAGGTGGTCACTGACCGCCATTTACAACATTGCATGGAAGAAAGTTGCCTTACGGCAAGCCCTTCACTGATTATGACATATTTTGTAGGTATGCTCGAGCTTGTGGTCTTTTACCCATTGTTGATGAAGAAAAGGCGAAAACAGCACTTAATAAGGTCTATAACTTTAATGTCTTAAAGGTAAATGATGGGAGTCGAGGAGCAGCAAATGGGATGCTTCCAAATGGCGAACCTGATATGTGTTGTATGCAGTCAAGGGAAATATGGAGCGGAGTTACATATGCTGTTGCAGCAGGCATGATTCATGAAAACATGTTAGAAACAGCATTTAAGACAGCAAAAGGTGTATATAATGTTGCTTGGTCCACAGAAGGCTGCGAGTGAGTCGAAAAAATAACCGTCTTCCTCCTTGTATCTGAGTTTCAGAATATTTTAACAGCCTTGCACCGTTACTTGAATAATCAGTGATCAAATGTTTTTGACAGATATGGTTTCCAGACGCCAGAAGCTTGGAATCTTAATGGGCAGTATAGATCTCTTTGTTACATGCGCCCTCTAGCGATTTGGGCTATGCAATGGGCATTAACACAACCAAAGATTCCGAAGACAGAAACGAAGGCAGATATCAAAGCAGAATCTGTGGTGAGACAACACGCTGGTTTTTCCAGAGTGGCACGCCTCTTGAAAATGCCGGATGAAGCTGATTCCCGGAGTCTTTTCCAGGTTATATTTGATTATACTTGTAAAAGGATGACTGCATGAAAATTGCTTTCGGAATTATTCGTATTAAGGTTAATGATCCTTCTTATTTTTGCACGTGTGGAATGTGTGTAATAAACAGATTTCCATGAAGCAAATTTCTCTTATGTCATGTCCGTTGGCTTCAAGGTTAGAGCATTGTTGGCTATGCTATTTCAATTTTTCAATGCTTGATATTGTGCTTTTATCtattttctatttctatttttctATAATAAAACTATGAATGATGTGacgaaatttttgttttatgaaaTTTCATTACTCCCAAACTTTATTTATTAGaatataaaatatgatatattttgagaagttacgagaaaaagaaaagaaaacgaaggaaataaaattattttaatccaaTTGAGCTATTAACCGTCATAACTATCCTAAATTCATGTTAAAGAGAATCAATGATCAAAGGGAAaactttattatatatataataaagttTTCCCTTTGATCATTGATTCTCTTTAACATGAATTTAGGATAGTTATGACGGTTAATAGCTCAAttggattaaaataattttatttccttCGTTTtcttttctatatatatatatatatagagttttgttatgctgcccaCCTCTCGTGCCCACCTCCCGTGCCCACCTTCATGCCAACCTATGAGGTGACAATCATTCATTGgatgaaccatttgtatatgattcatctcatcTATTGGATGATTGCAACCTCAAAGGTGGGCATAGAGGTGGGCACGGGAGGTGGAcagcatagcaaaactatatatatatatatatatatatatatatatatatatatatacagattTGATCACCTGCACCCTAGTGATATGAATCTAAGAGGTGCTCGaaaattcatattgttccaagatttgctccGTGATTTACAATCGAGAGTTGAAAGTTTTGAAATTCATGGAAATCAAGTTGGAATACTTGAAGATCATTTTGGAGGAAGTTATAACAATATTGAAGACCAAAAGGAtcaaaaaagtaaagaaaacaTCAAAGGAAACACAAAAATAAAGTGTTTGGTTCGAACCTGCCTTATTGCGCGCCCGCGACGTTCCAGAAATTGTGAAGATTTATTTTGCGAAGTTTAAGCGCACCCGCGCCATCCtatagcgcgcccgcgccgacgtTCTCTCACACACAATTCGGCGTGTAGTGTGTGTGCGCGGAATATTGagtatttttgatatattttgatatattatgttattttgaGTGTTTTAAGTCTATTAGGAAACTTCTAGATGATacctttgatatcttttgcattattttgcattatctttaggattttggaattataatcCAACTAGAAAATCTTTAGTTTAATTCAATTAGGATTCCtagtttattttttcttttatatattgtaaacttctcattcatgagaattaattaatgaattattcagataattgattttatcaattcttaaaattctttctagaattttgccaaagctttgctttgtttttatcaaaatcaaacttatcaaagtttaacaactttgtggcgtttgtcgattgattatcttcgtgggttgtcaaagacaagttcctttgaaggtcccgttgtgatcgattgtttattccgcaattatctattgctagttacgggttcaactagaggtggattttgcaaacttacttgtttcaaagataggGAAAAATCGTTGTTTCTTATGTTAtggaattgaggtgcgattcattgtaatcgtgttgcctttcatacataagattcatatcatttggtatcaaagcttaaggtttTGATTCAAGTATATTATGTAAGCGTCGAACTCTTCTTGTATGTATATAACAATTGAAAGTGTTTTTTTGCTTTTTTCTAAGTTGTAAGTGGTTTGAGTTCTTGTAAGCCAGTCAATTCTTCTGTATGTTGTGGTTTCCATTTATATGTACAAGATAACGGTCAACTTTGATTCAAATACATCCGTTGATAAATAACTGTTTTCTTGTCCTTTAGTTCACTGTAGGAAGGCACACTGTGGCTGCGCAAGTCGGAGTCTACTCAGTGTACTTAGATTtaatttagctttagattgtatgagaaaatTATTAGATGATCAAggtaataatcaaacacacaagcatatgATAAATCCCAAAAaacatttgatactcaaataaaaattaaacaatgaaaatcaaaatctcacaagataaataaacttCAAGGGTTTGTATTCCTCTATAAAGTATTAAAACTTTGCCACAAATAGTCATGAATTCTTTAGAAAAAAGAAtaaatctaaaaaaataaaaaagaaaacctAGCCGCTAAGAGTATTCTCCTGTTTCTGCCGTCTAAATCTGATAAAAAAGATCCCTAAATTCGAGTGCTAGAATCTATTTAAAaactagagtccttcccaagcaagttttctttttaaaataaaatttcccgACTTTTCCGTCTTGCTCAAGCGGTCGAAAGTCTTGCTCGAGCGAAACATTCTTTGCCTCAATATCTTCTCACGTGTAGCAGCTAGCGCATAAGCGCTTCTTACTAGCGCAACAACGCTTCTAACTTCTTTCCCGGCACAACAGCGCTTGTCCAAGGCGCAATAGCGCTCTATCCTTTCTTCTTTCTTGCTCAACAACGCTATTCAAGTGCGCAACAGCGCTTCTTCTTAAATCTTCAAGGCGCAACAGCGCTGCTCCAAGCGCAACAGCGCTTCATCCTCTTCGATTCCTTCCAAGCGCGATGCGCTATTCTTCACGCAGAAGCGCTAATCGCCAATCTTGTTCTATTGTTTTCTtgcatgctcgctcgagcggataaaattctgcgctcgagcgagaaactttCTGTCCAAAACCAATTTTCCTTCACTTTCGGTGCTCTAGCGAAACTTTTGCATGCTCAAGCATCCATACttcttttttttcatatttttctacACATTCGTTTGATCTTTAGCTCCATTCTTCACCTTTTCCTACATCCAACCACAACccatgattaggaactataaaaacaattaaatcaCTCCAAACACACGTAATCATCACAATTTAAGCCAAATAAACATAGTAAAATATGGACATATCAATagatgagtaccagcagaagttatttgagttgtttCCGTATTTCCTATATGTTGCTACTAGATCCGAGACCAAGTATGATCACTTTCTACAGGGCCTCAACCTAAAGATTCACAACCGAGTGGTTATTTGCGACAATCCGACGTTTTATGAGGTATTGGTTAACTGTTGTCGATAGGTAGAGAACAATATTCACCGTAACAGGGATTTCTCCTCTTTTTGACTAGGTAACTCCTTGGGGCCTAAActccagtctttcaagaagtctagtGCGTCTTCTTCTTCAGGTTCAGGTTTCGGTGGTGGTGTGTTccactttgggaagaagaagggaCAGTGTGAGAAATGTGGTGTTCATCATCCATCCGAGAAGTGCCATGGAGTGGGAGgtgcttgtttccattgtggcaAGATGGGCCACATggagagagattgtcctcagtcTATTGGAGGATCGACATCTGGCACTGGTTCTCAGGCATCGATACCACAGAAGCCGTCTGGACAGTTGGTTGGGAGCACCAACCAGAGGCCTCATATTTTCGGGCAAGTTTTTGCGCTGAGCCAAGATCAAGTTCAGAAGGAGAACGAGGAGgttatcgcaggtacatttattttGTGCGGAATTCCTGCTTTCGTTCTCatagatactggtgcatcacattcATTAATTTCGGCACATTTCGTTAAGCACCATAGATTTTTGTACGTATCATTAGACGTAGTGTTATCTTTGTCTACCCTGACAGGTAATTCGGCTTTGGCCAAGCATTTAGTCTTGGGTTGTTCTTTAGAGTTTAAGGGCTCTGATTTATTGGCAAATATTATGATTTTAGCGATACATGATTTTTACTGTATTTTGGGTATTGATATTTTGACTTCTTATCGAGATACTGTGGAATATTATCTAAAgattgttcagtttcgtccggTTAAGAGCgatagttggtttttctattgtGAGGAAGCGCGACCCCTCTTCCTCTGGTATCTTCTATGAAGGCGTGTCAGACTTTGGAGGTGGGTGGAGAAGACTACTTTATCTATGCGATTGATACATCCAAAGGGAGCAGGGTTATTGAGGAGTTGTCAGTTGTTTGTGAGTACCCAGATGTTTTTTTGGATGAGATTCCAGATTTTCCTCCATTTTGAGATATTGATTTTGGGATCGAGCTTATGCCAGGGAAGACACCGATTTCTCgtgcaccttatcgtctggaacTAGCAGAGATGAGGGAGTTGcagcagcagttgcaagatctgttGAATAAGGGGTATATCCGACCGAGCGTTTCATCTTGGGGAGCGCCAGTActtttcatcaagaaaaagGATGTTTCCATGCATCTCTGTATTGACTGCAGACATTTGAACCAAGAAAatatcaagaacaagtatcctttgtcgtgtattgatgatttgttcgacaaacatgtattccaagattgacttgaggtaAGGGTGTCATCAATTGCGAGTTCAAGATGGGAATGTTTTGAAGACTGTGTTTCGTACGAGGTATGATCACTATGAGTTTTTATTGATGCCTTTTGGACTAAAGAACGCACCTacggttttcatggatttgatgaacagggtctTCCGTAGTTATTTGGATAAATTCTTCGTGGTCTTTATTAAAGACATTTTGATCTACTCGCATAGTGTTGATGAAAATGTTCAGCACTTGAGGCTTGTACTACAAATTCTCCGTAAGAACCGgttatatgccaagttcagtaagtgcgagttttggattgaccgagtagtgttccttggtcatgtaatttctcGGGAGGGCATTTCAGTGAACCCGAGTAAGACTGAACCTATATTGAACTGGTCACGTCCGATGACAGCTTtagagattcgtagcttcttgggtttatcaggttattatagatgattcatcgagaatttcTCACAGACCACTAGGCCACTGACGCAGTTGACAAGGAAGGATGTTCCTTTTGTCTGGTCAGTCGAGTGCGAGCAGAGCTTCGATGAGTTGAGGAGTCGACCAACTACCGCGCCTGTTCTTGCTTTGCCATCTGGATCTTGAGGCTATGTGGTTTATACAGATGCATCTCTTCAAGTTATAGGCTGTGTGCTGACacaaatgggcatgtgatt comes from Henckelia pumila isolate YLH828 chromosome 4, ASM3356847v2, whole genome shotgun sequence and encodes:
- the LOC140867746 gene encoding uncharacterized protein isoform X1 encodes the protein MSEYGSNGEGKSALHSDKCIQVRIDPGIPSSLAWKRKLNNEERALSPFDLTLREMISMAPIAYRLWRYLREEKSRYGLVFIDPFAKRQTTSLHGVPVGGIGAGSIGRSYKGAFMRWQMFPRICEDKPVFANQFSIFVSRSNGEKFSSVLCPKDPEILNDSSASGIESWDWTLGGQNSTYHALFPRAWTVYDGEPDPALKIVCRQISPFIPHNYKESSFPATVFTFTLSNLGKTTADVTLLFTWANSVGGNSGLSGQHFNSTFRSEDGIGGVLLHHMTSNEHPPVTYAIAAEETDVVHVSKCPCFVISGNSHGITARDMWHEIKERGSFDHLHFEEMSKPSEPGSLIGAAIAASLTIPAETVRTVTFSLTWACPEINFPGGKAYRWRYTKFFGTDSDAASNIAHDAIVGHHQWESEIEAWQRPILEDKSFPEWYPSTLFNELYYLNSGGTIWTDGSPPTHSLTTFGTRRFSLDSSNFDRKKRSNTSQQNDMAINILERMTSLLKETATTSALGTNLLKKGEENIGQFLYLEGVEYHMCNTYDVHFYSSFALTMLFPKLELSIQRDFAAAVMMHDPSKMSLLLDGTSVERKVLGAVPHDIGMNDPWFEVNFYNLHNTDRWKDLNPKFVLQVYRDVVATGDKDFAQAVWPSVYVALAYMEQFDKDGDGMIENEGFADQTYDTWSVSGVSAYCGGLWVAALQAASELARIVGDKGSEDYFWFRFQKAKKVYEQLWNGSYFNYDSSSSITSSSIQADQLAGQWYARACGLLPIVDEEKAKTALNKVYNFNVLKVNDGSRGAANGMLPNGEPDMCCMQSREIWSGVTYAVAAGMIHENMLETAFKTAKGVYNVAWSTEGCEYGFQTPEAWNLNGQYRSLCYMRPLAIWAMQWALTQPKIPKTETKADIKAESVVRQHAGFSRVARLLKMPDEADSRSLFQVIFDYTCKRMTA
- the LOC140867746 gene encoding uncharacterized protein isoform X2 codes for the protein MSEYGSNGEGKSALHSDKVRIDPGIPSSLAWKRKLNNEERALSPFDLTLREMISMAPIAYRLWRYLREEKSRYGLVFIDPFAKRQTTSLHGVPVGGIGAGSIGRSYKGAFMRWQMFPRICEDKPVFANQFSIFVSRSNGEKFSSVLCPKDPEILNDSSASGIESWDWTLGGQNSTYHALFPRAWTVYDGEPDPALKIVCRQISPFIPHNYKESSFPATVFTFTLSNLGKTTADVTLLFTWANSVGGNSGLSGQHFNSTFRSEDGIGGVLLHHMTSNEHPPVTYAIAAEETDVVHVSKCPCFVISGNSHGITARDMWHEIKERGSFDHLHFEEMSKPSEPGSLIGAAIAASLTIPAETVRTVTFSLTWACPEINFPGGKAYRWRYTKFFGTDSDAASNIAHDAIVGHHQWESEIEAWQRPILEDKSFPEWYPSTLFNELYYLNSGGTIWTDGSPPTHSLTTFGTRRFSLDSSNFDRKKRSNTSQQNDMAINILERMTSLLKETATTSALGTNLLKKGEENIGQFLYLEGVEYHMCNTYDVHFYSSFALTMLFPKLELSIQRDFAAAVMMHDPSKMSLLLDGTSVERKVLGAVPHDIGMNDPWFEVNFYNLHNTDRWKDLNPKFVLQVYRDVVATGDKDFAQAVWPSVYVALAYMEQFDKDGDGMIENEGFADQTYDTWSVSGVSAYCGGLWVAALQAASELARIVGDKGSEDYFWFRFQKAKKVYEQLWNGSYFNYDSSSSITSSSIQADQLAGQWYARACGLLPIVDEEKAKTALNKVYNFNVLKVNDGSRGAANGMLPNGEPDMCCMQSREIWSGVTYAVAAGMIHENMLETAFKTAKGVYNVAWSTEGCEYGFQTPEAWNLNGQYRSLCYMRPLAIWAMQWALTQPKIPKTETKADIKAESVVRQHAGFSRVARLLKMPDEADSRSLFQVIFDYTCKRMTA
- the LOC140867746 gene encoding uncharacterized protein isoform X3; translated protein: MRWQMFPRICEDKPVFANQFSIFVSRSNGEKFSSVLCPKDPEILNDSSASGIESWDWTLGGQNSTYHALFPRAWTVYDGEPDPALKIVCRQISPFIPHNYKESSFPATVFTFTLSNLGKTTADVTLLFTWANSVGGNSGLSGQHFNSTFRSEDGIGGVLLHHMTSNEHPPVTYAIAAEETDVVHVSKCPCFVISGNSHGITARDMWHEIKERGSFDHLHFEEMSKPSEPGSLIGAAIAASLTIPAETVRTVTFSLTWACPEINFPGGKAYRWRYTKFFGTDSDAASNIAHDAIVGHHQWESEIEAWQRPILEDKSFPEWYPSTLFNELYYLNSGGTIWTDGSPPTHSLTTFGTRRFSLDSSNFDRKKRSNTSQQNDMAINILERMTSLLKETATTSALGTNLLKKGEENIGQFLYLEGVEYHMCNTYDVHFYSSFALTMLFPKLELSIQRDFAAAVMMHDPSKMSLLLDGTSVERKVLGAVPHDIGMNDPWFEVNFYNLHNTDRWKDLNPKFVLQVYRDVVATGDKDFAQAVWPSVYVALAYMEQFDKDGDGMIENEGFADQTYDTWSVSGVSAYCGGLWVAALQAASELARIVGDKGSEDYFWFRFQKAKKVYEQLWNGSYFNYDSSSSITSSSIQADQLAGQWYARACGLLPIVDEEKAKTALNKVYNFNVLKVNDGSRGAANGMLPNGEPDMCCMQSREIWSGVTYAVAAGMIHENMLETAFKTAKGVYNVAWSTEGCEYGFQTPEAWNLNGQYRSLCYMRPLAIWAMQWALTQPKIPKTETKADIKAESVVRQHAGFSRVARLLKMPDEADSRSLFQVIFDYTCKRMTA